A genomic region of Candidatus Pseudomonas phytovorans contains the following coding sequences:
- a CDS encoding ABC transporter ATP-binding protein: protein MNHPLLRALAIYREMPWRFALVTALYIAGNLGLAWQQWLIGRAVDDVSAGRAVLRLADGRLDASVAWHWLWLLLAIALGRGLLQYAAAVLSLVLSQALLTRLRERILNQVQRLHLGYHWHHGMGELVTRTTRDADKVRDALITFWRQIIETPLVVIAAVGLLSWYDPLLGLVPLLLTGAGLWLFVVQTDRLVSLDRAVGAAYDQVSQDLAEGIGGVRVIKAFGLENQRIARFASQVEVFTGHARAALAYASSRIPLPQAVVALGHVWILVYGAHRVAAGALGIGELVAALLVATTLVFRIEGIGRVMQTFADARASAERIWQLLDERPAIISGHATLPAGPLGLKLNQVQVSAAEAGRPVLQDCSLTLLPGEVVALVGATGTGKSLLASLLPRLADVQHGSVQVGSDTAGWQNVRDLDLADLRRRVQVLPQESFLFSDSLAANLRLTAPQASDAQLREALRLAAAEDVLERLPHGLNTPLGDRGVTLSGGQRQRLCLARALLGAPDILCLDDATSALDALGERQVLDNIRRLHRASGQGPTLLLITSRLSTLLLADRVVMLENGRITASGSHAELSADNAHYRDLLGIDHE, encoded by the coding sequence ATGAACCACCCTCTTCTTCGGGCTTTGGCCATCTATCGCGAAATGCCCTGGCGCTTCGCACTGGTCACAGCCTTGTACATTGCCGGCAACCTCGGCCTGGCCTGGCAGCAGTGGCTGATCGGCCGTGCGGTCGATGATGTCAGCGCCGGCCGCGCCGTGCTGCGCCTGGCCGACGGCCGCCTGGACGCCAGCGTGGCCTGGCACTGGCTGTGGCTGCTGCTGGCCATCGCCCTGGGCCGCGGCCTGCTGCAGTACGCCGCTGCCGTGCTGTCGCTGGTGCTCAGCCAGGCCCTGCTCACGCGCCTGCGTGAACGCATCCTCAACCAGGTGCAGCGCTTGCATCTGGGCTACCACTGGCACCACGGCATGGGCGAGCTGGTCACGCGCACCACCCGCGACGCCGACAAGGTGCGCGACGCGCTGATCACTTTCTGGCGGCAGATCATCGAAACGCCGCTGGTGGTCATCGCCGCCGTGGGTTTGTTGAGCTGGTACGACCCACTGCTTGGCCTGGTGCCGTTGCTGCTGACCGGCGCCGGGTTGTGGCTGTTCGTGGTGCAGACCGATCGGCTGGTCAGCCTGGACCGCGCAGTGGGCGCTGCCTATGACCAGGTCAGCCAGGACCTGGCCGAAGGCATCGGCGGGGTGCGGGTGATCAAGGCCTTTGGCCTGGAAAACCAGCGCATCGCGCGGTTCGCCAGCCAGGTCGAGGTGTTTACCGGCCACGCCCGCGCCGCCCTCGCCTACGCCAGCTCGCGGATTCCACTGCCGCAGGCTGTGGTGGCGCTGGGGCATGTGTGGATCCTGGTCTACGGTGCCCACCGTGTGGCAGCCGGCGCGCTGGGCATCGGCGAGCTGGTCGCCGCGCTGCTGGTGGCCACCACGCTGGTGTTTCGCATCGAAGGCATTGGCCGGGTGATGCAGACGTTCGCCGATGCCCGCGCCAGCGCCGAACGCATCTGGCAGTTGCTGGACGAACGCCCGGCCATCATCAGCGGCCATGCCACCCTGCCCGCAGGGCCGTTGGGGCTTAAGCTGAACCAGGTGCAAGTCAGTGCAGCGGAAGCTGGCCGGCCTGTCCTGCAGGACTGCTCGCTGACGCTGTTGCCCGGTGAGGTGGTGGCACTGGTCGGTGCCACCGGCACCGGTAAAAGCCTGTTGGCCAGCCTTTTGCCACGTTTGGCCGATGTGCAGCACGGCAGCGTGCAAGTCGGTAGCGACACTGCCGGTTGGCAAAACGTGCGCGACCTCGACCTGGCGGACCTGCGCCGCCGCGTGCAGGTATTGCCGCAAGAGAGCTTCCTGTTCTCTGACAGCCTGGCTGCCAACTTGCGCCTGACCGCGCCGCAGGCCAGCGATGCACAGTTGCGCGAAGCATTGCGCCTGGCCGCCGCCGAGGATGTGCTGGAACGCCTGCCTCACGGCCTGAATACCCCGCTGGGCGATCGTGGCGTAACCCTGTCCGGCGGCCAACGTCAACGCCTGTGCCTGGCCCGCGCATTGCTCGGTGCACCCGACATCCTCTGCCTGGACGACGCCACCAGCGCACTCGATGCCTTGGGCGAACGGCAGGTGCTGGACAACATCCGTCGCCTGCACCGCGCGAGCGGCCAAGGCCCGACTTTGCTGCTGATCACCAGCCGCCTGTCCACCCTGCTACTGGCCGACCGTGTAGTGATGCTGGAAAACGGCCGCATTACCGCCAGCGGTAGCCATGCCGAGCTCAGTGCAGACAACGCCCACTACCGCGACTTGCTGGGGATCGACCATGAGTGA